A region of the Atribacteraceae bacterium genome:
AGGAGGGAATATCCCCGAAGCGTTCCCGGTAGGCATCGAGGAATATCTGGGATTTCGGCGTATCGAAATCCTGAGGAAGTGGCTCCTGGGTCATCAGGGTTCCTTCGGCGAATTCAATCCCGGCGATCCTGACGAAGTCTTCATTGGGAACGGCGTTGCTCCCTACAAAGGGAATGGTGATTCCCGCTTCCCGGCCCTGACGAACTAAAAGACCCGCTTCCGGATAGTAGGCAGTGTAATACCAAACATCGGGATTGCTCTCCCGAAGAGCGGTAAGGGCCGCTCTGTAATCCTGTTCTCCGGGGGTAATAGCATCGTAGTAGACGATCTCCGCCCGACCATCGGCTATATACGGTTCCAGGAACCTGCGAGTCTCTTCGGCTACTCCGCGTCCGTAGGTCTGGTTGTCATGCATGATGGCAATCCGCTCCCAACCCATCACTTCTACTGCGAATTTGGCAAAGAACTCACCCTGTGAATCGTCTCGGCCACAGGTCCGGAAAAAGTAAGGACGCTTCCTGTCCATGGTCAGACGCACAGCAGTCGCACCGTAGGCTACCGAAACCACTCCGTTGCGATCATAAAGGTCGGCAGCCGGTTCGGTGACCCCCGACCCATAGCTGCCGATCACGGCGACCACACCCTGGGTAATCAGTCGTTGTGCCGCCAGGGCGCTGTCCCGGGGATTGCTGGCATCATCAGCGATCACGATCTCGAGCATCCGTCCGTTGATGCCCCCGGCGGCATTGATCAACTCAGCGGCGACCTCCACACACTGCCGGGCCATCTTCCCCTCAATAGCGAAATTGCCGGTGAGCGGGGCCTGTAATCCGATCAGTATCGTTTCTTCAGCAAATACCGTTCCGCCAGCCAACAGAGCAAAAATAAGGGTGAGCACCACAACCATGACCAATCCTGTTTTCATGTGCCGTTTCCTCCCAAGTGAGATGTTTTTGTTTTTGATCGACTACCCGAGCATCAATGGGCATAATTATAACAAATGAGGCTGGAGGATGACGCGTTTATTCTCGGTAAATCGGCAAACGATTTTTATAACTTTACTGAAATTCCTTCGTTGTTTTCCATCCGGTAGGCCCGGCGAAAACTATCCCAGTGAAATCGGCTGGTTTCCAGCCCCAATTCATCAAGTTGTCGGGGCACCAGGCACATCTCCCGGCCGTCGAATCTCAACCAGACCGTACCATCCGGTTTCTGGTAGAAACAGATGTCCTCCACCACCCAGAATTCCCGCTCACCGGCCTGCACGACCATGCGTGATCACCTCCCTTTCTTCTCTCTACCAGTCAATACGCCCAGGCGATTTTGTAGGTTTTTGTGGAAAAACTGTCCACAGCGACAAATCTCATTCTGCTAACATAAAATATTCTTTATCCGCGGAATATCACCTCTTAATTCACAGGTCCCCGCTCTTCAAAACCGGAAAATGAGGAACGATCAACCGCCAACGGTCAAGACCCCGGATGACCGCGAACTCCCTCCTCCAGGAATGTCGTCTCCACTCGTATCTGATATAGTAAACAGAAGCGAAAGGTGCGGGATTCAACCGGCCTGTTATTACTGTTAAGGCAGGTTATAAGCACATCGCCCAGGCTTACCTCTTTCCTCCGTTACCCAAATGAAAGGGGAGGCCGCTTCAAGAAAACCGGTCAGGCATCGATTCCTGCCATCGTTTAAGTCGTGTTTCTTCCGTCTACAGGATTGACCCGGCGACCGGGAGGGAGGAGGTTATGAAAACAGTCGATCTCAGTCATCCTATAACCGTCGCGATGCCCGTCTGGCCGCAAGACCCGCTTATCGAAATCACCACCCTGGCCACCGTCGAGGAAAATTGCTTTCTCCTGAACCAGCTTACAGTCGGTGAACATTCCGGGACCCACTTCGGCGTTCCGGCCCATTTCGTCCCCGGCGGACTCACCGCCGAGGCGGTTCCCTCGGAAGCCCTGATCGCACCCGGCGTAGTCCTCGATATCCGGTCAGCCTGTACTGCCAATCCCGATTATGTCCTGACCATCAAGGATATCCTGATTTGGGAAACTACACATCTCCCCATCCCTCCTCGCTCTTATGTCCTAACTTTGACTGGCTGGAGCGAAAGATGGAACGAACCGGCCCGTTACTTTGGCCTAACCAAGACCAAAACCAGGCATTATCCCGGCTTCGGTGAAGAATCAGTCGTCTTCCTGATGGAGGAACGCGACTGTCTTGGTTTGGGTATCGATACCCCCGGAATCGATCCGGGCTTTGACGAGGATTTTCTTTCCAATAGTGCTTTATTCAAACGAGGCGGTTACCATTTGGAAAACCTTACCAATCTAGAATATCTCCCGGCTCACGGTTTTACCCTGTTCATCGGTCTATTGCCTGTATCCGGAGGATCCGGGTCTCCGGCCCGGGTCTTGGCTCAGTTTCAGGAAACAACCTGACAGGCGATTGCCCGGTGACCCAATTACTCTTCTCAGTCAACATCCATGTAATTCCCCCGGCGGGCCACAGTTCCAGCCAAAGCTTCCTAACCATTTTCGAGGCCACCCCGGAAGGAGATAACATATTGACGAATTCACTCGGACAATCCCGCGGATTATCGGAAAGGACTCCTCTGACATACCCACCGGGGTATCGAAATGGTCACCTATCTCCTGCAGGGTAACGTAGAACGCGGGGACAGCTTAGGCAACAAGGGAGTCATTGAAGTGTACGATGTCCAATGGATGACGGCGGGAAGCGGGATCATCCATCAGGAAATGCCACGGGGAGAGACAGATGGCCGTCTTTGGGGACTTCAACTGTGGGCCGATCTGCCTTCGGCACGAAAGACGGCCCCGCCACAGTATCGGGAAATCAAAAAAGAGGCTATCCCCACCATCGACTTGGAAACAGGAGCCCGAATTCGGGTGATCAGCGGGGAGATGGGAAGCGTCCAGGGACCGGTGAAAGGAATCACCGGTGAGCCGGAGTTTTACGATATATCTCTCCCGCCCCATTCCAGCATAGAACACTCGTTCCCGGTAAGCCATACCGTCTTTGTCTACATCCTGGAAGAAAGGGATTCTTCGCTCCCGATTACACCCACCTGTCGTTCTCTGAACACGTGATTCTCTACAATAGGGGTAAAACCGTCTTGATCCTAACCGGAAACGGCCGCTCCGCTTTCTGCTGATCGCCGGAAAGCCGTTCTGTGAGCCCGCCGCCTGGTCTGGTCCCATCGTGATGAATACGGAAAGCAATCTCCGCCAACCCTTCGAAGAATACCGCAACGGAATGTTTCTCAAGACCGGATTTCGCTTCCATCAGGCACCGGACTGGGCGACTCCCTCCCCTCCCTCGTAAGTAAAACAGCGATGTAACTCCGTCAAACGGTCACGGATGAGTCCCGCCAGACAAGGAGAAGAACTTTCGGCTGTCCCCTAACCAAGTAATGATTTTCTCTAAAGACAAATTGCCCTTGACGATCTCTTTATAGCCACCAACCAGAGACCGGAACATACCAAAACCCGACGTACCCTGGTGTCGATCATGGGCGCATCAGGTTTCATAGTGTAAGTTTTCAGGTTTTCTCTTCTTT
Encoded here:
- a CDS encoding cyclase family protein produces the protein MKTVDLSHPITVAMPVWPQDPLIEITTLATVEENCFLLNQLTVGEHSGTHFGVPAHFVPGGLTAEAVPSEALIAPGVVLDIRSACTANPDYVLTIKDILIWETTHLPIPPRSYVLTLTGWSERWNEPARYFGLTKTKTRHYPGFGEESVVFLMEERDCLGLGIDTPGIDPGFDEDFLSNSALFKRGGYHLENLTNLEYLPAHGFTLFIGLLPVSGGSGSPARVLAQFQETT
- a CDS encoding branched-chain amino acid ABC transporter substrate-binding protein, which codes for MKTGLVMVVVLTLIFALLAGGTVFAEETILIGLQAPLTGNFAIEGKMARQCVEVAAELINAAGGINGRMLEIVIADDASNPRDSALAAQRLITQGVVAVIGSYGSGVTEPAADLYDRNGVVSVAYGATAVRLTMDRKRPYFFRTCGRDDSQGEFFAKFAVEVMGWERIAIMHDNQTYGRGVAEETRRFLEPYIADGRAEIVYYDAITPGEQDYRAALTALRESNPDVWYYTAYYPEAGLLVRQGREAGITIPFVGSNAVPNEDFVRIAGIEFAEGTLMTQEPLPQDFDTPKSQIFLDAYRERFGDIPSSPWPVYAADALFALAQAMENTGSTDADVIAAEMRVMQNAEGVTGPIFFTERGDRKDIPYAMYAYNAEGQLEFFRP